The following are from one region of the Vidua chalybeata isolate OUT-0048 chromosome 12, bVidCha1 merged haplotype, whole genome shotgun sequence genome:
- the CRBN gene encoding protein cereblon isoform X4, producing the protein MFPRGRGCSLEAVESEEEDDNEMEVEDQDSKEAEKPNIINFDTSLPTSHMYLGSDMEEFHGRTVHDDDSCQVIPVLPRLMVMLIPGQTLPLQLFRPQEVSMVRNLIQKDRTFAVLAYSNAHEREAHFGTTAEIYAYREEQEYGVETVKVKAIGRQRFKVLEIRTQSDGIQQAKVQILPERVLPPTMSAVQLQSLSRCHVLPSSKPTSWQDRAIRQWWQKYQKRKFHCASLTSWPPWLYSLYDAETLMERVKRQLHEWDENLKDESLPSNPIDFSYRVAACLPIDDALRIQLLKIGSAVQRLRCELDIMNKCTSLCCKQCQDTEITTKNEIFSLSLCGPMAAYVNPHGYIHETLTVYKASNLSLSGRPSTEHSWFPGYAWTIAQCRICGSHMGWKFTATRKELSPPKFWGLTRSALLPRIPEDAEDSERGRSPLLCL; encoded by the exons ATGTTCCCTCGAGGCCGTGGGTGTTCCCTCGAGGCCGTGG AGAGCGAGGAAGAGGATGACAATGAAATGGAAGTGGAAGACCAAGATAGTAAAGAAGCTGAGAAGCCAAATATCATTAATTTTGATACCAGTTTGCCCACATCACATATg TACCTGGGCTCGGACATGGAGGAGTTCCACGGCAGGACCGTGCACGATGACGACAGCTGCCAGGTGATCCCCGTGCTGCCCCGGCTGATGGTGATGCTGATCCCCGGCCAGACGCTGCCGCTGCAGCTCTTCCGCCCCCAAGAGGTTAGCATGGTGCGGAATTTAATTCAGAAAGACAGAACCTTTGCTGTCCTTGCATACAG CAATGCACATGAGAGGGAAGCACATTTTGGAACGACAGCAGAAATCTATGCCtacagagaagagcaggaatACGGAGTTGAAACAGTCAAGGTGAAAGCAATTGGAAGACAGAGGTTCAAGGTGCTTGAAATACGAACTCAGTCAGATGG AATCCAGCAGGCTAAAGTACAAATCCTGCCTGAGCGAGTGCTGCCTCCCACCATGtcagcagtgcagctgcagtCTCTCAGCAGGTGCCACGTGCTTCCCTCTTCCAAACCCACTTCCTGGCAGGACAGAGCCATCAGGCAGTGGTGGCAGAAGTACCAGAAG AGGAAGTTCCACTGTGCAAGTTTGACATCTTGGCCCCCCTGGCTCTACTCTCTCTATGATGCT GAAACCTTGATGGAGAGAGTCAAGAGGCAGCTCCATGAGTGGGATGAAAACCTTAAAGATGAATCTCTTCCATCAAACCCAATAG ATTTTTCTTACAGAgttgctgcctgcctgcccatTGATGATGCTTTACGTATCCAGTTGCTCAAAATAGGCAGTGCTGTGCAGAGGCTCCGCTGTGAGCTAGATATCATGAACAAA TGCACATCTCTCTGTTGTAAGCAATGCCAAGACACAGAAATAACTACCAAGAATGAAATATTCAG CTTATCCTTGTGTGGGCCCATGGCAGCCTATGTGAATCCCCATGGATACATCCATGAAACTCTCACTGTATATAAAGCTTCCAACCTGAGTCTCAGTGGACGGCCCtccacagagcacagctggtTCCCTGG gtACGCCTGGACCATAGCCCAGTGCAGGATCTGCGGGAGCCACATGGGCTGGAAGTTCACGGCCACCAGGAAGGAGCTGTCCCCTCCCAAGTTCTGGGGGCTGACGCGCTCGGCGCTGCTGCCCCGCATCCCCGAGGACGCCGAGGACTCGGAGCGCGGCCGCTCGCCGCTGCTGTGCCTGTGA
- the CRBN gene encoding protein cereblon isoform X6 — protein MEVEDQDSKEAEKPNIINFDTSLPTSHMYLGSDMEEFHGRTVHDDDSCQVIPVLPRLMVMLIPGQTLPLQLFRPQEVSMVRNLIQKDRTFAVLAYSNAHEREAHFGTTAEIYAYREEQEYGVETVKVKAIGRQRFKVLEIRTQSDGIQQAKVQILPERVLPPTMSAVQLQSLSRCHVLPSSKPTSWQDRAIRQWWQKYQKRKFHCASLTSWPPWLYSLYDAETLMERVKRQLHEWDENLKDESLPSNPIDFSYRVAACLPIDDALRIQLLKIGSAVQRLRCELDIMNKCTSLCCKQCQDTEITTKNEIFSLSLCGPMAAYVNPHGYIHETLTVYKASNLSLSGRPSTEHSWFPGYAWTIAQCRICGSHMGWKFTATRKELSPPKFWGLTRSALLPRIPEDAEDSERGRSPLLCL, from the exons ATGGAAGTGGAAGACCAAGATAGTAAAGAAGCTGAGAAGCCAAATATCATTAATTTTGATACCAGTTTGCCCACATCACATATg TACCTGGGCTCGGACATGGAGGAGTTCCACGGCAGGACCGTGCACGATGACGACAGCTGCCAGGTGATCCCCGTGCTGCCCCGGCTGATGGTGATGCTGATCCCCGGCCAGACGCTGCCGCTGCAGCTCTTCCGCCCCCAAGAGGTTAGCATGGTGCGGAATTTAATTCAGAAAGACAGAACCTTTGCTGTCCTTGCATACAG CAATGCACATGAGAGGGAAGCACATTTTGGAACGACAGCAGAAATCTATGCCtacagagaagagcaggaatACGGAGTTGAAACAGTCAAGGTGAAAGCAATTGGAAGACAGAGGTTCAAGGTGCTTGAAATACGAACTCAGTCAGATGG AATCCAGCAGGCTAAAGTACAAATCCTGCCTGAGCGAGTGCTGCCTCCCACCATGtcagcagtgcagctgcagtCTCTCAGCAGGTGCCACGTGCTTCCCTCTTCCAAACCCACTTCCTGGCAGGACAGAGCCATCAGGCAGTGGTGGCAGAAGTACCAGAAG AGGAAGTTCCACTGTGCAAGTTTGACATCTTGGCCCCCCTGGCTCTACTCTCTCTATGATGCT GAAACCTTGATGGAGAGAGTCAAGAGGCAGCTCCATGAGTGGGATGAAAACCTTAAAGATGAATCTCTTCCATCAAACCCAATAG ATTTTTCTTACAGAgttgctgcctgcctgcccatTGATGATGCTTTACGTATCCAGTTGCTCAAAATAGGCAGTGCTGTGCAGAGGCTCCGCTGTGAGCTAGATATCATGAACAAA TGCACATCTCTCTGTTGTAAGCAATGCCAAGACACAGAAATAACTACCAAGAATGAAATATTCAG CTTATCCTTGTGTGGGCCCATGGCAGCCTATGTGAATCCCCATGGATACATCCATGAAACTCTCACTGTATATAAAGCTTCCAACCTGAGTCTCAGTGGACGGCCCtccacagagcacagctggtTCCCTGG gtACGCCTGGACCATAGCCCAGTGCAGGATCTGCGGGAGCCACATGGGCTGGAAGTTCACGGCCACCAGGAAGGAGCTGTCCCCTCCCAAGTTCTGGGGGCTGACGCGCTCGGCGCTGCTGCCCCGCATCCCCGAGGACGCCGAGGACTCGGAGCGCGGCCGCTCGCCGCTGCTGTGCCTGTGA
- the CRBN gene encoding protein cereblon isoform X3 → MFPRGRGCSLEAVVESEEEDDNEMEVEDQDSKEAEKPNIINFDTSLPTSHMYLGSDMEEFHGRTVHDDDSCQVIPVLPRLMVMLIPGQTLPLQLFRPQEVSMVRNLIQKDRTFAVLAYSNAHEREAHFGTTAEIYAYREEQEYGVETVKVKAIGRQRFKVLEIRTQSDGIQQAKVQILPERVLPPTMSAVQLQSLSRCHVLPSSKPTSWQDRAIRQWWQKYQKRKFHCASLTSWPPWLYSLYDAETLMERVKRQLHEWDENLKDESLPSNPIDFSYRVAACLPIDDALRIQLLKIGSAVQRLRCELDIMNKCTSLCCKQCQDTEITTKNEIFSLSLCGPMAAYVNPHGYIHETLTVYKASNLSLSGRPSTEHSWFPGYAWTIAQCRICGSHMGWKFTATRKELSPPKFWGLTRSALLPRIPEDAEDSERGRSPLLCL, encoded by the exons ATGTTCCCTCGAGGCCGTGGGTGTTCCCTCGAGGCCGTGG TAGAGAGCGAGGAAGAGGATGACAATGAAATGGAAGTGGAAGACCAAGATAGTAAAGAAGCTGAGAAGCCAAATATCATTAATTTTGATACCAGTTTGCCCACATCACATATg TACCTGGGCTCGGACATGGAGGAGTTCCACGGCAGGACCGTGCACGATGACGACAGCTGCCAGGTGATCCCCGTGCTGCCCCGGCTGATGGTGATGCTGATCCCCGGCCAGACGCTGCCGCTGCAGCTCTTCCGCCCCCAAGAGGTTAGCATGGTGCGGAATTTAATTCAGAAAGACAGAACCTTTGCTGTCCTTGCATACAG CAATGCACATGAGAGGGAAGCACATTTTGGAACGACAGCAGAAATCTATGCCtacagagaagagcaggaatACGGAGTTGAAACAGTCAAGGTGAAAGCAATTGGAAGACAGAGGTTCAAGGTGCTTGAAATACGAACTCAGTCAGATGG AATCCAGCAGGCTAAAGTACAAATCCTGCCTGAGCGAGTGCTGCCTCCCACCATGtcagcagtgcagctgcagtCTCTCAGCAGGTGCCACGTGCTTCCCTCTTCCAAACCCACTTCCTGGCAGGACAGAGCCATCAGGCAGTGGTGGCAGAAGTACCAGAAG AGGAAGTTCCACTGTGCAAGTTTGACATCTTGGCCCCCCTGGCTCTACTCTCTCTATGATGCT GAAACCTTGATGGAGAGAGTCAAGAGGCAGCTCCATGAGTGGGATGAAAACCTTAAAGATGAATCTCTTCCATCAAACCCAATAG ATTTTTCTTACAGAgttgctgcctgcctgcccatTGATGATGCTTTACGTATCCAGTTGCTCAAAATAGGCAGTGCTGTGCAGAGGCTCCGCTGTGAGCTAGATATCATGAACAAA TGCACATCTCTCTGTTGTAAGCAATGCCAAGACACAGAAATAACTACCAAGAATGAAATATTCAG CTTATCCTTGTGTGGGCCCATGGCAGCCTATGTGAATCCCCATGGATACATCCATGAAACTCTCACTGTATATAAAGCTTCCAACCTGAGTCTCAGTGGACGGCCCtccacagagcacagctggtTCCCTGG gtACGCCTGGACCATAGCCCAGTGCAGGATCTGCGGGAGCCACATGGGCTGGAAGTTCACGGCCACCAGGAAGGAGCTGTCCCCTCCCAAGTTCTGGGGGCTGACGCGCTCGGCGCTGCTGCCCCGCATCCCCGAGGACGCCGAGGACTCGGAGCGCGGCCGCTCGCCGCTGCTGTGCCTGTGA
- the TRNT1 gene encoding CCA tRNA nucleotidyltransferase 1, mitochondrial isoform X1: protein MWAELLAVPRRAGLRLLHGRRHGGSGTMRLQAPQFQALFTPGLRSVAELFEKKNYELRIAGGAVRDLLSGVTPQDIDFATTATPAEMKEMFTAAGVRLINNKGEKHGTITARLHEQNFEITTLRIDVVTDGRHAEVEFTTDWHKDAERRDLTVNSMFLGLDGTLYDFFNGYEDLENKKIRFVGKAAERIQEDYLRILRYFRFYGRIAEKPGDHEPNTLQAIKENAKGLAGISGERIWVELKKILLGNHVNHLVQLMYELDIAQYIGLPLDGNSEEFARVSKNIQNLSPKPMTVLTSLFKGKDDVTNLDLRLKISKEEKNLGLFLVKHRQELTKGPGPEPLRPYQDFLMDSREANTSSKIFELLKYQGEEQLLKEMQEWTVPSFPVSGHDLRKMGVSSGKEIGTALQQLRDEWKKSGYHMDKEELLSCLKKL from the exons ATGTGGGCTgagctcctggctgtgccccgCAGGGCCGGGCTGCGGCTGCTGCACGGGCGGCGGCACGGCGGGAGCGGCACCATGAGGCTGCAGGCGCCGCAGTTCCAGGCGCTCTTCACGCCGGGGCTGCGCAGCGTGGCCG aaCTGTTTGAGAAGAAGAACTATGAGCTGAGAATAGCAGGGGGGGCCGTGCGGGATTTGCTGAGCGGAGTGACACCACAAGACATCGATTTTGCCACCACAGCCACTCCAGCAGAGATGAAGGAAATGTTCACAGCAGCTGGGGTTCGTCTGATCAataacaaaggagaaaaacacgGAACCATCACTGCCAGG CTCCATGAACAGAATTTTGAAATTACCACTCTCCGAATAGATGTCGTCACCGATGGACGGCACGCAGAGGTGGAGTTCACCACAGACTGGCACAAGGATGCTGAGAGGAGGGACCTCACTGTCAACTCCATGTTTTTAG GTTTGGATGGGACGCTCTACGATTTCTTTAATGGCTATGAAGacttggaaaacaagaaaatcagatttgtgGGGAAGGCAGCTGAGAGAATACAAGAAGATTATTTAAGAATCCTGAGGTACTTCAG ATTTTATGGAAGAATTGCAGAGAAACCTGGAGATCATGAACCTAATACACTGCaagcaattaaagaaaatgcCAAAGGCTTGGCTGGAATATCAGGAGAAAGGATTTGGgtggaactgaaaaaaattcttcttggAAACCATGTCAATCATTTGGTTCAGCTTATGTATGAGCTGGATATTGCCCAGTACATAG gGCTACCACTTGATGGGAATTCAGAGGAATTTGCCAGAGTCAGTAAAAACATCCAAAATCTGTCTCCAAAACCCATGACTGTCCTGACATCCTTGTTCAAGGGGAAGGATGATGTCACAAACCTGGACCTGAGGCTGAAAATctccaaggaagaaaaaaaccttggCCTTTTCTTGGTGAAGCACAGGCAGGAGTTAACCAAAGGCCCGGGGCCAGAACCACTTAGACCATACCAGGACTTCCTGATGGAT tcTAGGGAAGCTAACACCAGCTCCAAGATCTTTGAGCTCCTGAAGTACCAAGGAGAGGAAcagcttttgaaagaaatgcaggaatGGACTGTGCCCTCTTTCCCTGTGAGTGGCCACGACCTCAGGAAGATGGGGGTGTCCTCTGGGAAGGAAATTGggacagcactgcagcagctgagggatgAGTGGAAAAAGAGTGGATACCACATGGATAAAGAGgaactgctgagctgcctgAAGAAGCTGTAA
- the CRBN gene encoding protein cereblon isoform X5, translated as MFPRGLESEEEDDNEMEVEDQDSKEAEKPNIINFDTSLPTSHMYLGSDMEEFHGRTVHDDDSCQVIPVLPRLMVMLIPGQTLPLQLFRPQEVSMVRNLIQKDRTFAVLAYSNAHEREAHFGTTAEIYAYREEQEYGVETVKVKAIGRQRFKVLEIRTQSDGIQQAKVQILPERVLPPTMSAVQLQSLSRCHVLPSSKPTSWQDRAIRQWWQKYQKRKFHCASLTSWPPWLYSLYDAETLMERVKRQLHEWDENLKDESLPSNPIDFSYRVAACLPIDDALRIQLLKIGSAVQRLRCELDIMNKCTSLCCKQCQDTEITTKNEIFSLSLCGPMAAYVNPHGYIHETLTVYKASNLSLSGRPSTEHSWFPGYAWTIAQCRICGSHMGWKFTATRKELSPPKFWGLTRSALLPRIPEDAEDSERGRSPLLCL; from the exons ATGTTCCCTCGAGGCC TAGAGAGCGAGGAAGAGGATGACAATGAAATGGAAGTGGAAGACCAAGATAGTAAAGAAGCTGAGAAGCCAAATATCATTAATTTTGATACCAGTTTGCCCACATCACATATg TACCTGGGCTCGGACATGGAGGAGTTCCACGGCAGGACCGTGCACGATGACGACAGCTGCCAGGTGATCCCCGTGCTGCCCCGGCTGATGGTGATGCTGATCCCCGGCCAGACGCTGCCGCTGCAGCTCTTCCGCCCCCAAGAGGTTAGCATGGTGCGGAATTTAATTCAGAAAGACAGAACCTTTGCTGTCCTTGCATACAG CAATGCACATGAGAGGGAAGCACATTTTGGAACGACAGCAGAAATCTATGCCtacagagaagagcaggaatACGGAGTTGAAACAGTCAAGGTGAAAGCAATTGGAAGACAGAGGTTCAAGGTGCTTGAAATACGAACTCAGTCAGATGG AATCCAGCAGGCTAAAGTACAAATCCTGCCTGAGCGAGTGCTGCCTCCCACCATGtcagcagtgcagctgcagtCTCTCAGCAGGTGCCACGTGCTTCCCTCTTCCAAACCCACTTCCTGGCAGGACAGAGCCATCAGGCAGTGGTGGCAGAAGTACCAGAAG AGGAAGTTCCACTGTGCAAGTTTGACATCTTGGCCCCCCTGGCTCTACTCTCTCTATGATGCT GAAACCTTGATGGAGAGAGTCAAGAGGCAGCTCCATGAGTGGGATGAAAACCTTAAAGATGAATCTCTTCCATCAAACCCAATAG ATTTTTCTTACAGAgttgctgcctgcctgcccatTGATGATGCTTTACGTATCCAGTTGCTCAAAATAGGCAGTGCTGTGCAGAGGCTCCGCTGTGAGCTAGATATCATGAACAAA TGCACATCTCTCTGTTGTAAGCAATGCCAAGACACAGAAATAACTACCAAGAATGAAATATTCAG CTTATCCTTGTGTGGGCCCATGGCAGCCTATGTGAATCCCCATGGATACATCCATGAAACTCTCACTGTATATAAAGCTTCCAACCTGAGTCTCAGTGGACGGCCCtccacagagcacagctggtTCCCTGG gtACGCCTGGACCATAGCCCAGTGCAGGATCTGCGGGAGCCACATGGGCTGGAAGTTCACGGCCACCAGGAAGGAGCTGTCCCCTCCCAAGTTCTGGGGGCTGACGCGCTCGGCGCTGCTGCCCCGCATCCCCGAGGACGCCGAGGACTCGGAGCGCGGCCGCTCGCCGCTGCTGTGCCTGTGA
- the TRNT1 gene encoding CCA tRNA nucleotidyltransferase 1, mitochondrial isoform X2 encodes MRLQAPQFQALFTPGLRSVAELFEKKNYELRIAGGAVRDLLSGVTPQDIDFATTATPAEMKEMFTAAGVRLINNKGEKHGTITARLHEQNFEITTLRIDVVTDGRHAEVEFTTDWHKDAERRDLTVNSMFLGLDGTLYDFFNGYEDLENKKIRFVGKAAERIQEDYLRILRYFRFYGRIAEKPGDHEPNTLQAIKENAKGLAGISGERIWVELKKILLGNHVNHLVQLMYELDIAQYIGLPLDGNSEEFARVSKNIQNLSPKPMTVLTSLFKGKDDVTNLDLRLKISKEEKNLGLFLVKHRQELTKGPGPEPLRPYQDFLMDSREANTSSKIFELLKYQGEEQLLKEMQEWTVPSFPVSGHDLRKMGVSSGKEIGTALQQLRDEWKKSGYHMDKEELLSCLKKL; translated from the exons ATGAGGCTGCAGGCGCCGCAGTTCCAGGCGCTCTTCACGCCGGGGCTGCGCAGCGTGGCCG aaCTGTTTGAGAAGAAGAACTATGAGCTGAGAATAGCAGGGGGGGCCGTGCGGGATTTGCTGAGCGGAGTGACACCACAAGACATCGATTTTGCCACCACAGCCACTCCAGCAGAGATGAAGGAAATGTTCACAGCAGCTGGGGTTCGTCTGATCAataacaaaggagaaaaacacgGAACCATCACTGCCAGG CTCCATGAACAGAATTTTGAAATTACCACTCTCCGAATAGATGTCGTCACCGATGGACGGCACGCAGAGGTGGAGTTCACCACAGACTGGCACAAGGATGCTGAGAGGAGGGACCTCACTGTCAACTCCATGTTTTTAG GTTTGGATGGGACGCTCTACGATTTCTTTAATGGCTATGAAGacttggaaaacaagaaaatcagatttgtgGGGAAGGCAGCTGAGAGAATACAAGAAGATTATTTAAGAATCCTGAGGTACTTCAG ATTTTATGGAAGAATTGCAGAGAAACCTGGAGATCATGAACCTAATACACTGCaagcaattaaagaaaatgcCAAAGGCTTGGCTGGAATATCAGGAGAAAGGATTTGGgtggaactgaaaaaaattcttcttggAAACCATGTCAATCATTTGGTTCAGCTTATGTATGAGCTGGATATTGCCCAGTACATAG gGCTACCACTTGATGGGAATTCAGAGGAATTTGCCAGAGTCAGTAAAAACATCCAAAATCTGTCTCCAAAACCCATGACTGTCCTGACATCCTTGTTCAAGGGGAAGGATGATGTCACAAACCTGGACCTGAGGCTGAAAATctccaaggaagaaaaaaaccttggCCTTTTCTTGGTGAAGCACAGGCAGGAGTTAACCAAAGGCCCGGGGCCAGAACCACTTAGACCATACCAGGACTTCCTGATGGAT tcTAGGGAAGCTAACACCAGCTCCAAGATCTTTGAGCTCCTGAAGTACCAAGGAGAGGAAcagcttttgaaagaaatgcaggaatGGACTGTGCCCTCTTTCCCTGTGAGTGGCCACGACCTCAGGAAGATGGGGGTGTCCTCTGGGAAGGAAATTGggacagcactgcagcagctgagggatgAGTGGAAAAAGAGTGGATACCACATGGATAAAGAGgaactgctgagctgcctgAAGAAGCTGTAA
- the CRBN gene encoding protein cereblon isoform X1 — MAAEDRGGEPRDNMGNHLQLVPVESEEEDDNEMEVEDQDSKEAEKPNIINFDTSLPTSHMYLGSDMEEFHGRTVHDDDSCQVIPVLPRLMVMLIPGQTLPLQLFRPQEVSMVRNLIQKDRTFAVLAYSNAHEREAHFGTTAEIYAYREEQEYGVETVKVKAIGRQRFKVLEIRTQSDGIQQAKVQILPERVLPPTMSAVQLQSLSRCHVLPSSKPTSWQDRAIRQWWQKYQKRKFHCASLTSWPPWLYSLYDAETLMERVKRQLHEWDENLKDESLPSNPIDFSYRVAACLPIDDALRIQLLKIGSAVQRLRCELDIMNKCTSLCCKQCQDTEITTKNEIFSLSLCGPMAAYVNPHGYIHETLTVYKASNLSLSGRPSTEHSWFPGYAWTIAQCRICGSHMGWKFTATRKELSPPKFWGLTRSALLPRIPEDAEDSERGRSPLLCL, encoded by the exons ATGGCCGCCGAGGACCGAGGCGGAGAGCCCCGAGATAACATGGGGAACCACCTCCAGCTGGTGCCCG TAGAGAGCGAGGAAGAGGATGACAATGAAATGGAAGTGGAAGACCAAGATAGTAAAGAAGCTGAGAAGCCAAATATCATTAATTTTGATACCAGTTTGCCCACATCACATATg TACCTGGGCTCGGACATGGAGGAGTTCCACGGCAGGACCGTGCACGATGACGACAGCTGCCAGGTGATCCCCGTGCTGCCCCGGCTGATGGTGATGCTGATCCCCGGCCAGACGCTGCCGCTGCAGCTCTTCCGCCCCCAAGAGGTTAGCATGGTGCGGAATTTAATTCAGAAAGACAGAACCTTTGCTGTCCTTGCATACAG CAATGCACATGAGAGGGAAGCACATTTTGGAACGACAGCAGAAATCTATGCCtacagagaagagcaggaatACGGAGTTGAAACAGTCAAGGTGAAAGCAATTGGAAGACAGAGGTTCAAGGTGCTTGAAATACGAACTCAGTCAGATGG AATCCAGCAGGCTAAAGTACAAATCCTGCCTGAGCGAGTGCTGCCTCCCACCATGtcagcagtgcagctgcagtCTCTCAGCAGGTGCCACGTGCTTCCCTCTTCCAAACCCACTTCCTGGCAGGACAGAGCCATCAGGCAGTGGTGGCAGAAGTACCAGAAG AGGAAGTTCCACTGTGCAAGTTTGACATCTTGGCCCCCCTGGCTCTACTCTCTCTATGATGCT GAAACCTTGATGGAGAGAGTCAAGAGGCAGCTCCATGAGTGGGATGAAAACCTTAAAGATGAATCTCTTCCATCAAACCCAATAG ATTTTTCTTACAGAgttgctgcctgcctgcccatTGATGATGCTTTACGTATCCAGTTGCTCAAAATAGGCAGTGCTGTGCAGAGGCTCCGCTGTGAGCTAGATATCATGAACAAA TGCACATCTCTCTGTTGTAAGCAATGCCAAGACACAGAAATAACTACCAAGAATGAAATATTCAG CTTATCCTTGTGTGGGCCCATGGCAGCCTATGTGAATCCCCATGGATACATCCATGAAACTCTCACTGTATATAAAGCTTCCAACCTGAGTCTCAGTGGACGGCCCtccacagagcacagctggtTCCCTGG gtACGCCTGGACCATAGCCCAGTGCAGGATCTGCGGGAGCCACATGGGCTGGAAGTTCACGGCCACCAGGAAGGAGCTGTCCCCTCCCAAGTTCTGGGGGCTGACGCGCTCGGCGCTGCTGCCCCGCATCCCCGAGGACGCCGAGGACTCGGAGCGCGGCCGCTCGCCGCTGCTGTGCCTGTGA
- the CRBN gene encoding protein cereblon isoform X2 — MAAEDRGGEPRDNMGNHLQLVPESEEEDDNEMEVEDQDSKEAEKPNIINFDTSLPTSHMYLGSDMEEFHGRTVHDDDSCQVIPVLPRLMVMLIPGQTLPLQLFRPQEVSMVRNLIQKDRTFAVLAYSNAHEREAHFGTTAEIYAYREEQEYGVETVKVKAIGRQRFKVLEIRTQSDGIQQAKVQILPERVLPPTMSAVQLQSLSRCHVLPSSKPTSWQDRAIRQWWQKYQKRKFHCASLTSWPPWLYSLYDAETLMERVKRQLHEWDENLKDESLPSNPIDFSYRVAACLPIDDALRIQLLKIGSAVQRLRCELDIMNKCTSLCCKQCQDTEITTKNEIFSLSLCGPMAAYVNPHGYIHETLTVYKASNLSLSGRPSTEHSWFPGYAWTIAQCRICGSHMGWKFTATRKELSPPKFWGLTRSALLPRIPEDAEDSERGRSPLLCL, encoded by the exons ATGGCCGCCGAGGACCGAGGCGGAGAGCCCCGAGATAACATGGGGAACCACCTCCAGCTGGTGCCCG AGAGCGAGGAAGAGGATGACAATGAAATGGAAGTGGAAGACCAAGATAGTAAAGAAGCTGAGAAGCCAAATATCATTAATTTTGATACCAGTTTGCCCACATCACATATg TACCTGGGCTCGGACATGGAGGAGTTCCACGGCAGGACCGTGCACGATGACGACAGCTGCCAGGTGATCCCCGTGCTGCCCCGGCTGATGGTGATGCTGATCCCCGGCCAGACGCTGCCGCTGCAGCTCTTCCGCCCCCAAGAGGTTAGCATGGTGCGGAATTTAATTCAGAAAGACAGAACCTTTGCTGTCCTTGCATACAG CAATGCACATGAGAGGGAAGCACATTTTGGAACGACAGCAGAAATCTATGCCtacagagaagagcaggaatACGGAGTTGAAACAGTCAAGGTGAAAGCAATTGGAAGACAGAGGTTCAAGGTGCTTGAAATACGAACTCAGTCAGATGG AATCCAGCAGGCTAAAGTACAAATCCTGCCTGAGCGAGTGCTGCCTCCCACCATGtcagcagtgcagctgcagtCTCTCAGCAGGTGCCACGTGCTTCCCTCTTCCAAACCCACTTCCTGGCAGGACAGAGCCATCAGGCAGTGGTGGCAGAAGTACCAGAAG AGGAAGTTCCACTGTGCAAGTTTGACATCTTGGCCCCCCTGGCTCTACTCTCTCTATGATGCT GAAACCTTGATGGAGAGAGTCAAGAGGCAGCTCCATGAGTGGGATGAAAACCTTAAAGATGAATCTCTTCCATCAAACCCAATAG ATTTTTCTTACAGAgttgctgcctgcctgcccatTGATGATGCTTTACGTATCCAGTTGCTCAAAATAGGCAGTGCTGTGCAGAGGCTCCGCTGTGAGCTAGATATCATGAACAAA TGCACATCTCTCTGTTGTAAGCAATGCCAAGACACAGAAATAACTACCAAGAATGAAATATTCAG CTTATCCTTGTGTGGGCCCATGGCAGCCTATGTGAATCCCCATGGATACATCCATGAAACTCTCACTGTATATAAAGCTTCCAACCTGAGTCTCAGTGGACGGCCCtccacagagcacagctggtTCCCTGG gtACGCCTGGACCATAGCCCAGTGCAGGATCTGCGGGAGCCACATGGGCTGGAAGTTCACGGCCACCAGGAAGGAGCTGTCCCCTCCCAAGTTCTGGGGGCTGACGCGCTCGGCGCTGCTGCCCCGCATCCCCGAGGACGCCGAGGACTCGGAGCGCGGCCGCTCGCCGCTGCTGTGCCTGTGA